A single window of Fervidicoccus fontis Kam940 DNA harbors:
- a CDS encoding iron-containing alcohol dehydrogenase: MENLKEDLEDFLKMNLESIFTLTPARPVTYFGVGAIRMISEISKNLKSKGIDRAIIVTDPIVWQSTKVEQYIKPALEENGIEFTIYDKVRPNPTYASCDELANIAREFNAKVFITVGGGSHNDTAKTAAALLKNPGKTAKDLYEKIILINEAIPVVSINTTHGTGSELDKYAVAQSDGGYKPAIAGPGLYPVFAIEDPALTLTLPKRQTLSTALDAFHHSFEAATTKTRNPYSTLLSKTAIRLIAKWLPVAANEPNNIAARYWLMYASAIAGISFDIASLHLTHTLEHPMSALNPKTPHGIGLTAIFPAVLNVTYKIFPELSADLLSSIIPDLKGVPGEAEYAEREIEKWFASIGVPDKLTDLGFTDKDVDRLVENAITSPMTPLMAATSPVEVTKEVVRFIYERSLRPIH, encoded by the coding sequence TGAAAGAAGATTTGGAAGACTTCTTAAAAATGAATTTGGAATCGATATTTACACTTACTCCAGCTAGGCCAGTTACGTATTTTGGAGTTGGAGCGATCAGGATGATATCTGAAATTTCAAAGAACTTAAAGTCTAAAGGCATTGATAGGGCAATTATTGTTACAGATCCTATTGTTTGGCAGTCTACAAAAGTGGAACAATATATTAAGCCTGCTCTTGAGGAGAACGGAATAGAATTTACAATTTATGATAAGGTTAGACCGAATCCTACTTATGCTTCATGCGATGAATTAGCTAACATTGCAAGAGAATTTAATGCCAAAGTATTTATAACAGTTGGTGGAGGAAGCCACAATGATACGGCGAAAACGGCAGCCGCACTCTTAAAGAATCCGGGAAAGACTGCAAAGGATTTGTATGAGAAGATAATTCTGATAAATGAAGCAATACCAGTTGTCTCAATCAACACTACTCATGGGACTGGGAGCGAGCTTGATAAATATGCAGTAGCTCAATCTGATGGCGGCTACAAGCCTGCAATTGCAGGTCCAGGTTTATATCCCGTATTTGCTATTGAAGATCCGGCCCTTACCTTAACCCTTCCTAAGAGGCAGACTCTGTCAACAGCATTGGACGCATTTCACCACAGCTTTGAGGCTGCAACCACAAAAACAAGAAATCCGTACTCAACACTTTTATCGAAAACAGCAATAAGGCTAATTGCAAAGTGGCTGCCCGTAGCAGCGAATGAGCCCAATAATATTGCTGCAAGATACTGGCTAATGTATGCTTCTGCTATAGCTGGAATATCATTCGATATCGCATCTCTACATTTAACACATACTCTGGAGCATCCAATGAGCGCGCTGAATCCAAAAACTCCTCACGGCATAGGACTGACCGCAATTTTTCCAGCTGTATTAAATGTAACTTATAAGATCTTCCCGGAGCTATCAGCAGATCTTTTGAGCTCAATAATACCAGATCTAAAGGGAGTGCCTGGAGAGGCAGAATATGCTGAAAGAGAAATTGAAAAGTGGTTCGCATCAATTGGAGTTCCAGACAAGCTGACGGATTTAGGATTTACGGATAAAGATGTAGATAGACTTGTAGAAAATGCAATTACTTCTCCAATGACTCCGCTCATGGCAGCAACTTCACCTGTTGAGGTCACAAAAGAAGTTGTAAGATTTATATACGAAAGGTCGCTCAGACCGATACATTAA
- a CDS encoding hydroxymethylglutaryl-CoA reductase, degradative: protein MGEKSSRIQDFHKMSFEEKLKIVKEFSNLSDEEVNLLKSMGSLDRKIAETMVENVVGVMPLPFSVAPNFRINGRDYLIPMVIEEASVVAAASNAARFMRDGNGIISIATDSIMIGQIYIYGVKNISFASQIIYENKDEILKLANETDKYLVNIGGGAKDVEVRAIDTRNYGKVLCVHLLVDVKDAMGANTVNTMAEKVAPFIEKLTEGRAILRILSNLADRRIVRTRAIVKKEMLGEEAVELIAMASEIAASDPYRAATHNKGIMNGVIAVALATGQDHRAIEAGAHSYAARTGRYTTLSFWEKDREGNLVGTLEMPLAVGIVGGSIKVHPITKIALKILNISTAKQLAEIMGAVGLAQNFAALRALTTEGIQKGHMRLHAKNIAVMAGASYEEAEKIAEIMVNEKNISFYRAKEILEDIRKKS, encoded by the coding sequence ATGGGAGAAAAGAGCTCTAGAATCCAGGATTTCCATAAAATGAGCTTTGAAGAAAAGCTAAAAATAGTCAAGGAATTTTCAAATTTGAGCGATGAAGAAGTAAACCTCCTTAAAAGCATGGGTAGTCTAGATAGAAAAATAGCCGAAACTATGGTAGAGAATGTGGTAGGAGTGATGCCTCTGCCTTTCAGCGTTGCACCAAACTTTAGAATCAACGGAAGGGATTACCTAATACCAATGGTAATAGAGGAGGCCAGCGTTGTAGCTGCAGCATCAAACGCTGCTAGGTTTATGAGAGATGGCAACGGAATAATCAGCATTGCTACAGATTCGATCATGATAGGGCAAATTTATATATATGGAGTAAAAAACATCAGCTTCGCCTCGCAAATCATTTATGAGAATAAAGATGAAATCTTGAAGCTAGCAAATGAGACAGATAAATATCTGGTTAACATAGGAGGGGGAGCAAAGGACGTTGAGGTAAGGGCAATTGATACGAGAAATTATGGAAAAGTTCTATGTGTTCATCTACTAGTAGATGTAAAAGATGCAATGGGAGCTAATACGGTTAACACAATGGCAGAAAAAGTCGCGCCATTCATTGAAAAATTAACTGAAGGAAGAGCAATTTTAAGGATCTTGAGCAACCTGGCTGATAGGAGGATCGTAAGGACAAGGGCTATCGTTAAAAAAGAAATGCTTGGAGAGGAGGCTGTTGAACTTATCGCAATGGCTTCTGAAATTGCTGCATCCGATCCATATAGAGCTGCAACTCATAACAAGGGAATTATGAATGGAGTAATAGCCGTCGCCCTCGCTACAGGTCAGGATCATAGGGCTATAGAGGCTGGGGCTCATTCCTATGCTGCTAGAACTGGAAGATATACAACCCTATCATTTTGGGAAAAAGACAGAGAGGGGAATCTTGTAGGTACGTTGGAAATGCCCTTAGCAGTTGGTATAGTAGGAGGTTCTATTAAAGTTCACCCAATAACAAAGATCGCATTGAAGATCTTAAACATAAGTACTGCTAAACAGCTAGCAGAAATAATGGGGGCAGTTGGTTTGGCTCAAAATTTTGCGGCGCTCAGAGCACTTACTACAGAAGGAATACAAAAAGGTCATATGAGGCTTCATGCTAAGAATATTGCTGTGATGGCAGGAGCAAGCTACGAAGAGGCTGAAAAAATAGCTGAAATAATGGTAAACGAGAAAAACATCTCATTCTATAGGGCGAAAGAAATATTAGAAGACATACGGAAAAAAAGTTAA
- a CDS encoding gamma-glutamyltransferase family protein, whose product MFKHPFYSKGGVVTSESAIATTIGVKVLDLGGNAIDASVATSLTLSVVLPHLGGIGGDFFALIADPSEKVHYISGSGWAPKRLSIEYMKSRGFNKMPNEGPHSIVVPGLVDGLRVMWEKFGTMEWKKLVSIVVDSLKDGFPISNSFASALNSSKEKLLEDPGSKKTYFSNKESYTAGDIFKYDGLINALILISQDPREFYEGPIAEKAVEYLNSLGGAFELSDFKEFKAHIGKPISIELGDNTIYEMPPNTQGITTLQLLKLLEYLGMSYNSTSRERVLSHLRLYEPIYAVRDAYIGDPEYMKTTVEELLSQEFLNNAIKSMKYRNTLSTQGSDTTFFSIIDESGYVVSGIQSLFTGWGSYVTEPTFEITFNKRASSFNLIDGHPNALGPRKRPFHTLSAMIIKGKERVMSLGLSGAHYRPQLHAQLYENIFRFKMNPQEALEHPRFVWDPENNLVEYEEGIDMPSANELNGKKIIKRGYPSRIGVAAIAEILENGVKAAYSDIRGDGSSGGQV is encoded by the coding sequence ATGTTTAAGCATCCGTTCTATTCAAAAGGTGGAGTAGTTACAAGTGAGTCTGCTATTGCTACAACTATAGGAGTGAAGGTATTGGATTTGGGGGGAAACGCGATTGATGCATCTGTTGCGACTTCTTTGACTTTGAGCGTTGTACTTCCTCACCTCGGGGGAATCGGTGGAGATTTTTTTGCTTTGATCGCGGATCCTTCTGAAAAAGTCCACTACATAAGCGGTTCAGGCTGGGCCCCAAAGAGGCTTAGTATTGAATATATGAAAAGCAGAGGATTTAATAAGATGCCTAACGAGGGACCTCATAGTATTGTAGTTCCGGGCTTGGTAGATGGCTTGAGAGTTATGTGGGAAAAGTTCGGAACAATGGAATGGAAGAAGTTGGTTAGTATAGTTGTCGATTCACTTAAGGACGGATTTCCGATTAGCAATTCATTCGCTTCTGCTCTGAATTCAAGCAAGGAAAAACTTCTCGAGGATCCTGGATCTAAAAAAACCTACTTCTCGAACAAAGAAAGCTATACAGCAGGAGATATATTCAAATATGACGGCCTAATTAATGCGCTTATTCTTATCTCGCAGGATCCGAGAGAGTTTTATGAAGGTCCGATAGCTGAAAAGGCTGTAGAATACCTAAACAGTCTTGGTGGAGCGTTTGAGCTTTCAGATTTTAAGGAGTTTAAAGCCCACATCGGAAAACCTATAAGCATAGAGCTGGGAGACAACACCATATATGAAATGCCTCCCAATACCCAAGGAATAACAACCCTTCAGCTTCTAAAGCTCTTGGAGTATCTTGGAATGAGCTATAATTCAACCTCAAGAGAGAGAGTTTTATCTCATTTGAGGCTTTATGAGCCTATATATGCAGTTAGAGATGCATACATAGGAGATCCTGAATATATGAAAACAACTGTTGAGGAGCTTTTAAGTCAGGAGTTTCTAAATAATGCAATAAAATCAATGAAATACAGAAACACGCTATCTACTCAAGGTAGCGATACTACATTTTTCTCTATTATAGACGAAAGCGGTTATGTAGTTAGCGGGATACAGTCATTATTTACAGGCTGGGGAAGCTATGTAACTGAGCCGACATTTGAAATTACTTTTAATAAGAGGGCTTCTTCTTTTAACTTGATTGATGGGCATCCGAACGCGCTTGGACCGAGAAAGAGACCCTTTCACACTCTTTCCGCAATGATAATAAAGGGTAAAGAAAGGGTTATGTCTTTAGGGCTTTCTGGAGCCCATTACAGGCCTCAGCTACACGCTCAACTTTATGAGAACATTTTTAGATTTAAGATGAATCCTCAAGAAGCTCTCGAGCATCCAAGGTTTGTGTGGGACCCTGAAAATAATTTAGTGGAATATGAGGAGGGAATAGATATGCCTAGCGCGAATGAATTGAATGGGAAAAAGATTATTAAAAGGGGATATCCGAGTAGGATCGGAGTTGCAGCAATTGCAGAAATTTTGGAAAATGGAGTAAAAGCGGCCTACAGCGATATAAGGGGAGACGGTTCTTCAGGAGGTCAAGTTTGA
- a CDS encoding DEAD/DEAH box helicase has product MRITDSSDVLKEKGYTVITKVEPKISPEYEKITFAEMFPELKNTEEEFIKRISDKPIFSHQLKAMKALEEGKNIIIKSGTGSGKTEAWALYALKKASTHENFRTIAIYPTLALSNDQVSRIEAYSKAFSVPVMQLDSPSKEAYRKEHGTLSLRKKIISSKILITNPAFLLTDLKKFFTKQNTSIFQDFYFNPGLIVIDELDFYDPRSISLILGILELISKVSQRKPQVAILTATLSNPTELGVYLKTITDRDFEIIEGKPFHVENRLCVVLGKDLEKIWNQLKEYEGSLSSRKDVDKSILDSLKDLNSFKKNPYKTLEYLEALGYNVPSIEFDITDILSLYLQDDGLTIVFTSGINRAEEIARKLKIKVGEDKVATHHHLVSKSERKKIEDWAKEGKIKIIVSPRTLSQGIDIGSVVRIVHIGLPDSLREFLQREGRKGRREEIPFTESIIIPHNHWDRELFAKGYEAFENWVSLPVEKTIINPKNLYMKLFTGIVKLVSPWLRQDLTEPEIEALKRAKILTDGQVNKSRLKFIWDRLNFYELGPPYGIKRYLESDSEKIPLEPIGFCDLVEIFQLGCFDHANDAIVVYHQMSEKYRSVTSVIEKKIKDVNFWQDEGLARAIEEYLDTKARWGEDANFYNDIRSGRLFSRVEPVVYPPRNGFGMLTKIPDTIMWLVSSKKPSIFKVGNSTIVDRKKRAIVVPVEVHGMYRDFTYGYIYEVDERLDLRMLRIALAFISVALRRIESIHLGLIEYGISNVSEKKFIEVHESASAGFLDSFDWLEFAEKVRRYEPDTLDLIMMDQVDEIAYADFLAFGMGWEDVKSYAQKVLEYLDQGRHIELSVKNFAARITKPSKSLKLLSIDALLEPIEDQSSEAPLFYVLGLTYFDGENLEGETRVDMISFGLPPGAMLKKIESEIDDLAEYEEYNILISSKEVAKSISTMGLRKLPKMIESKGIEVMKLLENVMQPPSLEPYIMLGKRLYGKLIGKEADLADIEEINMIIKRMKSQGYKQLLDSEKKKIESYIKIRAVAIYLAYLHYLSLEREKKTIKEEGKK; this is encoded by the coding sequence ATGAGGATTACAGATTCTTCAGATGTATTAAAAGAAAAGGGCTATACGGTCATAACAAAGGTCGAACCAAAAATCTCTCCCGAATATGAAAAGATCACTTTTGCAGAAATGTTTCCTGAGCTCAAAAATACGGAAGAGGAGTTCATAAAAAGAATATCTGATAAGCCTATATTTTCCCATCAGTTGAAAGCTATGAAAGCCCTCGAAGAAGGAAAAAACATCATTATAAAGTCTGGAACGGGGTCTGGAAAGACTGAAGCATGGGCCCTCTATGCTTTAAAAAAGGCCAGCACTCATGAAAATTTCAGGACAATTGCTATATATCCAACGCTAGCTCTTTCAAATGACCAAGTGAGCAGGATTGAGGCATATTCTAAGGCTTTTTCAGTTCCTGTAATGCAGCTGGATTCCCCGTCAAAAGAAGCTTATAGGAAGGAACACGGAACTTTAAGCCTTAGAAAAAAGATAATCTCAAGCAAAATCTTGATAACCAATCCTGCATTCCTCTTGACAGACCTGAAAAAATTTTTCACAAAACAGAATACATCAATATTTCAGGACTTTTACTTCAATCCAGGCTTAATTGTTATTGATGAACTTGATTTTTACGATCCTAGAAGCATTAGTTTAATTTTAGGCATCCTTGAGCTCATAAGCAAAGTATCTCAAAGAAAGCCTCAGGTAGCTATCTTAACTGCTACTCTTTCCAATCCAACTGAGTTGGGAGTTTATTTAAAAACGATCACAGATAGAGACTTTGAAATAATAGAAGGAAAACCTTTTCATGTTGAAAACAGATTATGCGTCGTCCTTGGAAAAGATCTTGAAAAAATATGGAATCAATTAAAAGAGTATGAAGGGTCACTTTCTAGCAGAAAAGATGTCGACAAGTCAATATTGGACTCCCTAAAAGATCTCAATTCGTTTAAGAAAAATCCCTACAAAACCCTTGAGTATCTTGAGGCTTTAGGCTATAATGTTCCTTCCATAGAATTTGATATTACAGATATCTTATCTTTATACCTGCAAGATGATGGACTTACAATTGTATTTACTTCGGGAATAAACAGAGCTGAAGAGATTGCTAGGAAGCTGAAAATAAAAGTTGGAGAGGACAAGGTTGCAACTCATCATCATTTAGTTTCGAAATCAGAAAGAAAGAAGATCGAGGATTGGGCGAAAGAGGGTAAAATAAAGATAATAGTCTCGCCGAGAACGCTTTCACAGGGCATTGATATAGGTTCAGTAGTTAGGATTGTGCATATAGGTCTTCCAGACAGTTTAAGAGAATTTTTGCAGAGGGAAGGAAGGAAGGGAAGAAGGGAGGAAATACCGTTTACTGAGTCAATAATTATTCCTCACAACCACTGGGATAGAGAGCTTTTTGCGAAGGGCTACGAGGCTTTTGAAAATTGGGTTTCGCTTCCTGTAGAAAAAACAATAATAAACCCAAAGAATCTGTACATGAAGCTCTTCACTGGAATAGTGAAGCTTGTCTCCCCCTGGTTGAGGCAGGACTTAACTGAGCCAGAAATAGAGGCGCTGAAAAGAGCTAAGATCTTGACCGATGGGCAGGTCAATAAAAGCAGGCTAAAGTTCATTTGGGATAGGCTGAACTTCTATGAGCTTGGCCCCCCGTATGGCATAAAGAGGTACTTGGAGAGTGACAGTGAAAAGATACCTTTAGAGCCTATAGGATTCTGCGATTTGGTAGAAATATTTCAGCTTGGATGCTTCGATCACGCAAATGATGCGATAGTCGTTTACCACCAAATGTCTGAAAAATATAGATCCGTGACTTCAGTAATCGAAAAGAAGATCAAAGATGTGAACTTTTGGCAGGACGAGGGACTTGCGAGAGCGATTGAGGAGTACTTAGATACAAAAGCTAGGTGGGGGGAAGATGCCAACTTTTACAATGATATAAGAAGTGGAAGGCTCTTTTCGAGAGTGGAACCTGTTGTATATCCTCCCAGAAATGGATTTGGAATGCTCACTAAAATTCCTGATACTATAATGTGGCTCGTATCATCGAAAAAGCCTTCAATATTCAAAGTAGGAAATTCAACTATAGTTGACAGGAAGAAGAGGGCGATAGTAGTTCCGGTTGAAGTTCATGGTATGTACAGAGATTTTACTTATGGCTATATCTATGAAGTGGATGAAAGACTCGACTTAAGGATGCTTAGGATCGCTCTTGCATTTATTTCCGTAGCTCTGAGGAGGATCGAGAGTATACATCTTGGCCTTATTGAATATGGAATCAGCAATGTCAGTGAGAAGAAGTTCATTGAAGTTCACGAATCTGCATCGGCTGGTTTTTTGGACTCATTTGATTGGCTTGAGTTCGCGGAAAAAGTCAGAAGATATGAGCCCGATACTCTTGATCTTATAATGATGGATCAGGTCGATGAAATAGCATATGCTGATTTCCTCGCTTTTGGGATGGGATGGGAAGATGTAAAAAGCTATGCCCAGAAGGTCCTAGAGTACCTAGACCAAGGGAGGCACATAGAGCTTTCTGTAAAAAATTTCGCTGCAAGGATAACAAAGCCCAGCAAATCTCTAAAGCTTTTATCGATAGACGCGCTACTTGAACCTATAGAAGATCAGAGTAGCGAAGCACCCCTCTTCTACGTTTTGGGCTTAACATACTTTGATGGAGAGAATCTAGAAGGGGAGACAAGGGTTGACATGATTTCATTCGGGCTTCCACCAGGAGCAATGCTTAAAAAAATTGAAAGTGAAATCGATGATCTCGCAGAATACGAAGAATACAACATACTAATCAGTTCGAAAGAGGTCGCGAAGTCCATATCTACAATGGGGCTTAGAAAGCTCCCCAAAATGATTGAATCAAAGGGAATTGAAGTAATGAAGTTGCTGGAAAACGTAATGCAGCCGCCATCACTTGAGCCCTACATAATGCTCGGCAAAAGGCTCTATGGAAAATTAATTGGAAAGGAAGCAGACTTAGCCGACATCGAGGAGATCAATATGATAATAAAAAGGATGAAGTCACAAGGCTATAAGCAACTTCTTGACTCCGAAAAGAAAAAAATTGAAAGCTATATTAAAATTAGAGCGGTTGCAATTTATCTTGCATATCTTCACTATTTATCTCTCGAGCGTGAAAAGAAAACTATCAAAGAAGAGGGAAAAAAATAA
- a CDS encoding MogA/MoaB family molybdenum cofactor biosynthesis protein, which produces MFSIVVVSDRVFKGEAEDESGKLMKGLLESKGFKVDYIFTVPNDPKEILRVLRKSNSKAFIFIGGTGPSPRDITLDTLEEVAWRKIPGFGEAFRMKSFEKVGAAGLISRSEMFLLYDGRVSVVIPGSLDAVKTGFELIAGIVPHLLEEAERFEGEHKKPNVSNK; this is translated from the coding sequence TTGTTCAGCATAGTTGTTGTAAGCGATAGAGTATTTAAAGGAGAAGCCGAAGATGAAAGCGGAAAGCTTATGAAAGGGCTTTTAGAATCTAAAGGATTTAAAGTCGATTATATATTTACAGTTCCTAATGATCCTAAGGAAATACTGAGAGTGTTAAGAAAGTCGAATTCAAAAGCATTTATATTCATAGGAGGGACGGGCCCGAGTCCAAGAGATATTACACTAGACACTTTGGAGGAAGTAGCTTGGAGAAAGATTCCGGGGTTCGGGGAAGCGTTTAGGATGAAATCCTTTGAAAAAGTTGGTGCGGCAGGGCTAATTTCAAGAAGCGAGATGTTTCTGCTTTATGACGGAAGAGTATCTGTGGTAATTCCAGGCTCTTTAGATGCTGTCAAGACAGGATTCGAGCTAATAGCAGGCATCGTACCGCACTTGTTAGAAGAGGCAGAAAGGTTTGAAGGAGAACACAAAAAGCCTAATGTTAGCAACAAATAA
- a CDS encoding molybdopterin biosynthesis protein: MEKRKLFHRLVSVEEGLEVLEEEQLLNPLGIEEVNLQKALYRVLADDIYAPIDYPPFDRSEVDGYAVNIKSVENADELNPAVLKIAGKVRIGEFPKIEVDEKNAVEIDTGAMIPRGTSGIVMEEYTKRKENEYVEVYRSVYTGENISFAGSDIAKGELLFSRGRVLDHIDIGILSSMGINKVKVYIEPKIAILSTGNELVPPGSDLSIGKIYDVNAYMIYSLLKAHGIESDMFGIVQDKEDILEERIRELLKSYDIIITSGGTSAGIDDVVYRVFDRVGEVLIHGFKLKPGKPTVLARSGRKLLIGLPGFPFSSLANSLLILLPALFKIRGTEYRAKTKKASIAVSFRKDIGRRWLVPVLLNSIDKKIYAIPFSTSSGSIMMVARADGIALLSENKDVIEEGSEVDVVVFNSFEDKEGIIMGSHDLMLPDILKESRLEAKLSYIPVGSYLGLELVKRGFIDIAPIHLFDENTGTYNAPFLNKDPVLKSSALLVRGYSRKLVLAFREGTNLRGLEDVLESGLRFANRNKGSGTRMYVDYLLKRISAEKGVDFKKITRELKGYEYNLPSHNSVAAAISQGRADAGVCIEHAARIYGLRYIPLTEEHYDFAVNRKSLEKNAVKTFIDYLEFNKIKKIAERYFGYIADSNAGKVICC; this comes from the coding sequence ATGGAGAAAAGAAAGCTGTTTCATAGGTTAGTATCAGTTGAAGAAGGATTGGAAGTTCTAGAAGAAGAGCAGTTGCTAAATCCCCTGGGAATTGAAGAAGTGAATTTGCAGAAAGCCCTTTATAGAGTCCTTGCAGATGACATATATGCTCCTATCGACTATCCTCCTTTTGATAGGTCTGAAGTAGATGGATATGCTGTAAATATAAAATCTGTTGAAAACGCGGATGAGCTTAATCCTGCAGTCCTCAAAATAGCTGGAAAGGTAAGGATAGGGGAGTTCCCAAAAATAGAAGTAGATGAGAAAAACGCGGTAGAAATAGATACAGGAGCAATGATACCGAGGGGAACTTCAGGAATAGTAATGGAGGAATACACAAAAAGAAAAGAGAATGAATATGTGGAAGTTTACAGATCTGTTTACACCGGAGAGAACATATCATTTGCAGGTAGCGATATCGCAAAAGGAGAGCTTCTATTTAGTAGGGGAAGGGTTTTGGACCATATAGACATAGGAATTCTATCTTCAATGGGAATAAACAAGGTAAAAGTATATATTGAGCCGAAAATTGCTATTCTCTCCACCGGCAATGAGTTAGTTCCACCCGGATCTGATCTTAGCATCGGAAAGATCTACGATGTAAATGCCTATATGATATACAGCTTGTTAAAAGCTCATGGAATAGAATCTGATATGTTTGGAATCGTTCAAGACAAAGAAGACATACTTGAAGAAAGAATAAGAGAATTGCTCAAAAGCTATGATATCATTATAACAAGTGGAGGAACATCTGCTGGAATCGATGATGTTGTTTATAGAGTTTTCGATAGGGTAGGAGAAGTACTTATACACGGTTTTAAGCTCAAGCCGGGAAAGCCAACGGTTTTAGCGAGATCTGGAAGAAAACTACTAATAGGATTGCCGGGCTTTCCATTCTCTTCTCTTGCAAACTCTCTGCTCATTTTACTACCTGCATTATTCAAAATCAGAGGTACTGAATATAGGGCAAAAACAAAAAAAGCTTCTATTGCGGTCAGCTTTAGAAAGGATATCGGAAGGAGGTGGCTGGTCCCTGTATTACTTAACAGTATTGATAAAAAAATATATGCAATACCTTTTTCTACATCTTCTGGAAGCATAATGATGGTTGCGAGGGCTGATGGGATCGCTCTTTTGAGTGAGAATAAAGATGTAATTGAGGAGGGAAGCGAGGTAGATGTCGTTGTTTTTAACAGCTTTGAAGACAAGGAAGGAATAATAATGGGAAGCCACGATCTAATGCTTCCAGATATTTTGAAAGAAAGCAGACTCGAAGCGAAACTCTCATACATACCTGTTGGGTCATATTTAGGGCTTGAGTTAGTTAAGAGGGGATTTATTGATATAGCTCCAATCCACCTCTTTGATGAGAATACAGGTACTTACAATGCTCCGTTTCTGAATAAAGATCCAGTTCTAAAAAGCAGTGCGCTGCTTGTTAGAGGATACTCAAGAAAGCTCGTGCTGGCATTTAGAGAGGGAACAAATTTAAGAGGATTAGAAGATGTATTGGAAAGTGGACTTAGATTTGCAAATAGAAACAAGGGCTCCGGTACAAGAATGTATGTTGACTATCTCCTCAAAAGAATCTCTGCTGAAAAAGGGGTAGATTTTAAAAAGATAACTAGGGAGCTCAAAGGTTACGAATATAATTTGCCGTCTCATAATTCAGTTGCTGCTGCTATCTCACAGGGAAGAGCAGATGCAGGTGTTTGCATAGAGCATGCAGCTAGAATTTATGGACTGAGATATATACCGTTGACAGAGGAGCACTATGACTTCGCAGTAAACAGAAAGAGCCTTGAAAAAAATGCTGTTAAGACATTTATTGATTACTTAGAGTTTAATAAGATCAAAAAAATTGCAGAGAGGTATTTCGGATATATAGCTGATAGCAATGCAGGAAAAGTTATTTGTTGCTAA
- a CDS encoding molybdopterin molybdotransferase MoeA produces the protein MNFAYEYNFLPIEDAIKILLESVKIRKGGFKTHINESIGMILNESIVSPVDVPEVNRSAVDGFAVCSDEVSLASFNNPIILALKKNGEGFDCSSTVQVNTGMPIPSPYDSVVMKEDARIYEHSVHILKSVPKYGNVSKKGEDLKKGDIIAEKGQILKPWHISLFASVGIKEVEVLEKIKIGIIATGSEVVDINNTHKKGEFYVFDSTSRLIYASLIEHNFLQLTHYGVVEDEKEKIVEVLKKALEENDIVITTGGTGPGERDLTFDAILNLNGQILSRGIAMRPGRPTTIALIEGKPIFLFSGYPVASFVALRFIFLPFLSKYFGTKGLENIEIPAKLTKRVTGGIGYDTFIRVNVFRCGDELCAEPVMLRGSGILSSLLKTNAFMIIPRNVEGFEEGETVWVHLI, from the coding sequence ATGAACTTTGCTTATGAATATAATTTTTTACCAATAGAAGATGCAATTAAGATTCTTTTGGAAAGCGTAAAAATCCGCAAAGGAGGCTTCAAAACACACATAAATGAATCTATAGGGATGATCTTAAATGAATCTATTGTTTCCCCAGTAGATGTGCCAGAAGTGAATAGAAGCGCAGTAGATGGCTTTGCTGTTTGTAGCGACGAAGTATCGCTTGCATCATTCAACAATCCCATAATTCTAGCTTTGAAAAAGAATGGAGAGGGCTTTGACTGCAGCTCAACAGTTCAAGTTAATACCGGAATGCCCATTCCTTCTCCATACGATTCAGTAGTTATGAAGGAGGATGCCAGAATTTATGAGCACTCAGTCCATATATTGAAAAGCGTTCCAAAATACGGAAATGTCTCTAAAAAAGGAGAGGATCTAAAAAAGGGAGATATAATTGCAGAAAAAGGTCAGATCCTTAAGCCTTGGCACATATCGCTTTTTGCTTCAGTGGGAATTAAAGAGGTTGAAGTTTTAGAAAAGATTAAAATAGGCATAATAGCTACAGGCTCTGAAGTTGTAGATATAAATAATACGCACAAAAAGGGAGAATTCTATGTATTTGATTCTACATCAAGGCTGATTTACGCTTCATTAATAGAGCATAATTTTTTGCAATTGACTCACTATGGAGTAGTTGAAGATGAGAAGGAGAAAATCGTAGAGGTTCTCAAAAAAGCTTTAGAAGAAAACGACATCGTAATAACTACAGGTGGCACTGGTCCAGGGGAGAGAGATCTCACATTTGATGCAATCTTAAACCTAAACGGGCAGATTCTCTCTAGAGGAATAGCGATGAGACCTGGAAGGCCTACTACCATAGCTTTAATAGAAGGAAAACCAATATTCTTATTTTCTGGCTATCCTGTTGCTTCGTTTGTAGCTTTGAGATTCATCTTTCTCCCGTTCTTATCAAAGTATTTCGGGACAAAGGGTTTAGAAAATATTGAAATACCTGCAAAGCTTACAAAGAGGGTTACGGGAGGAATTGGTTATGATACATTTATCCGTGTAAATGTATTTAGGTGCGGCGATGAGCTTTGCGCGGAGCCCGTTATGCTCAGAGGATCTGGAATATTGAGCTCTCTCCTTAAAACGAATGCATTCATGATAATACCGAGAAATGTTGAAGGTTTTGAAGAGGGAGAGACGGTTTGGGTCCATCTAATATAA